The window CGATGGCTCACCGCGACGAAACGGGCGCGGCCGTCAGGGGTCGCGAAACGGTCGAGGAAGAGACGCGGCGTACCGGGGTGCGCCCCGGCGGGAGCGGCCCCGGACCCGGCGGGCCCCGCGTCGATCCCGGCGAGTCCCGCACCGGCCACCACGTCGGCCGCACCGTCCGTCCCGGCGCCCGACCGACCGCCGGAAGCGGCGTCCCCCGCCGGGCGGCCGGTCGCGACAGCGCCCGACGCGACCCCCTCGCCCGCTTCTCCCGCTCGCTCCGCCTCCTGCGCGGCGGAGCCGTCCGGCTCCAGCGGGCACGGCCAGAACACCCCGTTCTCCTCCGCGAGGCGGCGGTACGTGATGCCCGAGTAGTCGGCGGGCCCGCCCGCGCTGGCCCGGCGCAGCTCCTCGAAGACCTCTTCCGGATCCGTGGGGAAGCCCTTCTCCACGCCCAGGCGCGCCGCCAGTTCGTGCATCACGTGCAGATCGCTGCGGATGCCGTCCGGAGGTGTGATCGCCTGCCTGCGCAGCAGCACACGGCCCTCCAGGTTGGTCGTCGTGCCCGTCTCCTCGGCCCACTGGGTGACGGGGAGGACGACGTCCGCGAGCTCCGCGGTCTCGGACAGCACCACGTCGGCGACGGCCAGGAAGTCGAGCGACCGCAGACGCTCCTCGATGTGGGCGGCCCGGGGTGCGGACACCACCGGGTTCGAGGCCATCAGCAGCAGTGCGCGGATGTCCGTGCCCATGGCGTCGAGCAGCTCGTACGCGCTGCGGCCGGGCCCCGGCAGCGAATCGGGGTCGACGCCCCAGACCTCGGCGACGTGACGCCGGGCCGCGGGATCGTCGAGCTTGCGGTATCCGGGCAACTGGTCGGCCTTCTGGCCGTGTTCCCGTCCGCCCTGCCCGTTGCCCTGTCCGGTGAGACAGCCGTACCCCGAGAAGGGCCGCCCCGCCCGCCCGGTCGCCAGGCAGAGGTTGATCCACGCCCCGACGGTGTCCGTGCCCTTGGACTGCTGCTCGGGGCCGCGCGCGGTGAGCACCATCGCCGACTCCGGCTCGCAGAACAGCCGTACGGTCTCCCGGAGTTGGGGAACGGACACTCCCGTGATCCGTTCCACGTACTCCGGCCAGTGCGCCATCGCTGCGGCCCGCGCCTCCTCCCAGCCGCTCGTCCGCTCCTGGATGTACGCCTCGTCCGTACGCCCTTCCGCCACCACCAGGTGCAACAGCCCGAGGGCCAGGGCGAGGTCGGTGCCGGGGCGCGGCGCCAGATGCAGGTCCGCCTGCTCGGCCGTGCGCGTGCGGCGCGGGTCGATGACGATCAACTTTCCGCCGTTCTCCCGGAGTTCGGTGAGATAGCGGAGGGCGGGCGGCATGGTCTCGACGAGGTTGGAGCCGACGAGGATCACGCAGCCCGTCTTCGGGATGTCCTCCAGCGGGAAGGGCAGACCCCGGTCCAGGCCGAAGGCCTTGATGCCGCCTGCCGCCGCGGACGACATGCAGAAGCGGCCGTTGTAGTCGATCTGCGAGGTGCCGAGCGCGACCCGGGCGAATTTGCCGAGCGTGTACGCCTTCTCGTTGGTCAGTCCGCCCCCGCCGAACACCCCGCACGCGTCCGGGCCATGCTCCGTACGCGTGCGGGACAGCCCTTCGGCGATCCGGTCGAGCGCCTCGTCCCAGCCGGCCGGTTCCAGCACGCCCGCCCTGCGGACCAGGGGCGAGGTCAGCCGCACCGCGGACGAGAGCAGCGCGGGCGCCGTGCGGCCCTTGCCGCACAGGGCGCCCCGGTTCACCGGGAAGTCCGCGCGTTCCGTCACCTCGACCGAACTGCCGCCGCCGTCCGGCACCGGCGTCAGGTTCATGCCGCACTGCAGCGCGCAGTACGGGCAGTGGGTGGGCGTCACGGAGGTCTGCATACCGTTCAGCGTGCGTCGGGCGTGTTACGCGGTGCAACGCACCCCGTTACGCGGCAGGCACGGGGACCTCCCCGCGCGCCCCGGACGGCCGTGAGGGCGGCCATCGGGGCGGCGCCGTCGTCTACCGGCCGGCCGCCAGCGCCCGCTCCACGCCCGGCTCCCGGGGGCCGAGGAACACCGGGTCCGGCTCGAACACGGCGTCCAGGAGCGCCTTCCCCGCCGCGACCACCTCGCGCGCCCCGCCGTAGTACCAGGTCGCGTCGTGCACGGCGTCCACCCCGACGCCGTACGACTCGACGCCCGCCTCCTGGCACAGGGCGACCGCACGCCGGATGTGGAAGCCCTGGCTGATCAGCACGGCCTCGTCCACGCCGAAGATCTTCTTGGCCCGCACGCAGGAGTCCCAGGTGTCGAAACCGGCGTAGTCGCTGACGATCCGCCCGTCGGGCACGCCCCGCTTCGTGAGGTAGGTGCGCATGGCGTCCGGCTCGTCGTAGTCCTCGCGGCTGTTGTCGCCGGTGACCAGGACCACCTGGATACGGCCGGACCGGTACAGCCCGGCCGCCGCGTCCAGCCGGTGCGCCAGGTACGGAGACGGCTCGCCCTGCCACAGGCCGGCCCCGAAGACCACCGCGACCTCGGTGCGCGGCACGTCCGCCGCCGTCCGCAGCCGGTCGCCCGCGACCGTGAACATCCAGGTCGACGGCAGCAGCGCGAGCACACAGCCGGCCATCACGGCCTGCACGGCCCGGCGCTGTCCGGTACGCGTGCGCGGCAGTCGCGGTCTCGGCAGCTTCGGCGGTTTCGGCAGTTTCGGACGACGCATGGGACGGTCCCTCCGGGGGTGGCCTTGACCCTCAAGGACGCCGGGCACGGTGATCCGGTTCACCCCGCACCACGTGACCAGCTTCACTCGAAGTGACGTAATCCCAGGTCACGACACCTCACAGACCCCCTGTGCCCCACCGTGAACCCCCGGAAAACACCTGTCATTCCCACGCAACGGGGAGGCAACCTCCGACCGGCACCATCGGTGCATGACGGCGTCGAACCCTCCTCGCGACGAGCCCAGGACCCGCCCCGGCGGCCAGCCGCTCCATGGCGGTCACCTCGACAGTACGGCGCAACTCATGAACCGGATCAGCAGTCAGCTCGGCAGTCGGCTCGCCCTCGTCTCCCTCGACGGCACCCGGCGCCACACCCCGCCCGCGCTCGTCCTCGTGGGCCACGGCAGCCGTGACCCGCGCGCCCTGAGCACCATCCGGACCCTCATGGACCGGATCCGTGAGCTGCGCCCCGGTCTGCCCGTGCACCTCGGGCACATCGAACTGAACGAGCCCCTGCTGTCCGACACGCTCGCGGACCTCGGCACCGGTGACGCGGTCCTCGTACCGCTGCTGCTGAGCCGCGGCTACCACGTCAAGCAGGACATCCCGGAGGCGGCGGCCGCCTCGTCGGCGCGCACCCGGACCGCCGCACCGCTCGGCCCGCACCCGCTGCTCGTGGAGACGCTCCACGAGCGCCTCGTGGAAGCCGGCTGGCGGGCGCCCCTGGACGACGCGGAGCGCCGGGCGAGCGGGGTCGTGCTCGCCGCCGCCGGCTCCCGCGACCCCGACGCGGCCGTCGACACCCGCCGCACCGCGGCTCTCCTCGCCGAGCGGCTCGGCGTCCCCGTCGTACCCGCGTACGCCTCCGCCGCCGCGCCCACCGTCCCCGACGCCGTACGCGCCCTCGCCGCCCGCGGCCGCCACCGCGTCGCCGTCGCCTCGTACTTCACCGCTCCCGGCCGCTTCTCCACCGAATGCGCGGCCGCAGCCCCCTGGATCGCCGCGGCCCCGCTCGGTGCCCACCCGGTGATGGCCCGCCTGGTCCTGCACCGCTACGACCAGGCCCTCGCCGCCCCGGCGAACAGGGCACGAGAACTGGCTACGGCCTGAGCCCTCCGCCGGGCCCGGCGCGCCGGCCGCAGGGCCGTCGTGGCCGGCCGCGCAGTTCCCCGCGCCCCTGAAAACGTCGGCGCAGGCCCGTGCCCCGAAGGGGGCGCGGGGAGGCGCGACCCGCCACGGAGCACCCGCAGCCGCGGCACGGCAGAACCCTGCGGACGCCCAGGCGCACAACACAGCGCCCCAATTGTCAGCAGCTCCGCTTACTGTCGAGGCATGGAAGGCACCAGCACAGACACCACCCCACAGGCATACGAGCACCACGTCTCACCCCCCGGTTACGACCCCACGTCGGTGGACCGCTGGGCCGCGGAGCCCGACAAACGCCCAGGCCGTACCGCCTTCCAGCGCGACCGGGCACGCGTCCTGCACTCCTCGGCCCTGCGCCGCCTCGCCGGCAAGACGCAGGTCGTCACGCCCGGCACCCGCAGCCAGGTCTGGGACGCCAGCCCCCGCACCCGCCTGACCCACTCCCTGGAGTGCGCCCAGGTCGGCCGCGAGCTGGGGGCCGCCCTCGGCTGCGACCCCGACCTCGTCGAGGCGGCCTGTCTCTCCCACGACCTCGGCCACCCGCCCTTCGGGCACAACG of the Streptomyces aurantiacus genome contains:
- a CDS encoding sirohydrochlorin chelatase, with product MTASNPPRDEPRTRPGGQPLHGGHLDSTAQLMNRISSQLGSRLALVSLDGTRRHTPPALVLVGHGSRDPRALSTIRTLMDRIRELRPGLPVHLGHIELNEPLLSDTLADLGTGDAVLVPLLLSRGYHVKQDIPEAAAASSARTRTAAPLGPHPLLVETLHERLVEAGWRAPLDDAERRASGVVLAAAGSRDPDAAVDTRRTAALLAERLGVPVVPAYASAAAPTVPDAVRALAARGRHRVAVASYFTAPGRFSTECAAAAPWIAAAPLGAHPVMARLVLHRYDQALAAPANRARELATA
- a CDS encoding SanA/YdcF family protein, yielding MRRPKLPKPPKLPRPRLPRTRTGQRRAVQAVMAGCVLALLPSTWMFTVAGDRLRTAADVPRTEVAVVFGAGLWQGEPSPYLAHRLDAAAGLYRSGRIQVVLVTGDNSREDYDEPDAMRTYLTKRGVPDGRIVSDYAGFDTWDSCVRAKKIFGVDEAVLISQGFHIRRAVALCQEAGVESYGVGVDAVHDATWYYGGAREVVAAGKALLDAVFEPDPVFLGPREPGVERALAAGR
- a CDS encoding molybdopterin oxidoreductase family protein; this encodes MQTSVTPTHCPYCALQCGMNLTPVPDGGGSSVEVTERADFPVNRGALCGKGRTAPALLSSAVRLTSPLVRRAGVLEPAGWDEALDRIAEGLSRTRTEHGPDACGVFGGGGLTNEKAYTLGKFARVALGTSQIDYNGRFCMSSAAAGGIKAFGLDRGLPFPLEDIPKTGCVILVGSNLVETMPPALRYLTELRENGGKLIVIDPRRTRTAEQADLHLAPRPGTDLALALGLLHLVVAEGRTDEAYIQERTSGWEEARAAAMAHWPEYVERITGVSVPQLRETVRLFCEPESAMVLTARGPEQQSKGTDTVGAWINLCLATGRAGRPFSGYGCLTGQGNGQGGREHGQKADQLPGYRKLDDPAARRHVAEVWGVDPDSLPGPGRSAYELLDAMGTDIRALLLMASNPVVSAPRAAHIEERLRSLDFLAVADVVLSETAELADVVLPVTQWAEETGTTTNLEGRVLLRRQAITPPDGIRSDLHVMHELAARLGVEKGFPTDPEEVFEELRRASAGGPADYSGITYRRLAEENGVFWPCPLEPDGSAAQEAERAGEAGEGVASGAVATGRPAGDAASGGRSGAGTDGAADVVAGAGLAGIDAGPAGSGAAPAGAHPGTPRLFLDRFATPDGRARFVAVSHRPLAEEPDDEYPVLLTTGRVVSQYQSGAQTRRVDELNAAAPGPFVELHPRLAERLGAVEGEPLAVVSRRGRAVAPARITTTIRPDTVFMPFHWPGEGRANTLTNPALDPTSRMPEFKACAVRVERVEHAEPAEPERTG